In a single window of the Pseudopipra pipra isolate bDixPip1 chromosome Z, bDixPip1.hap1, whole genome shotgun sequence genome:
- the HTR1A gene encoding 5-hydroxytryptamine receptor 1A — MDVANNTTSPARSPEGTGSLGLAEVTLGYQVLTSLLLGTLILCAVSGNACVIAAIALERSLQTVANYLIGSLAVTDLMVSVLVLPMAALYQVLNKWTLGQVTCDIFISLDVLCCTSSILHLCAIALDRYWAITDPIDYVNKRTPRRAAVLISLTWLIGFLISIPPMLGWRTPEDRSNPDACTISKDHGYTIYSTFGAFYIPLLLMLVLYGRIFKAARFRIRKTVKKAEKKKIADTCLTLSPATAQKKGNGEPDKGWRRTVEPKPGACVNGAVRQGQDGTALEIIEVQRCNSSSKTHLPLPTEACDSPPPSSFERRNEKNTEAKRRMALSRERKTVKTLGIIMGTFILCWLPFFIVALVLPFCDSKCYMPAWLGAVINWLGYSNSLLNPIIYAYFNKDFQSAFKKIIKCKFCRQ; from the coding sequence ATGGATGTGGCCAACAACACTACCTCCCCAGCGCGCTCCCCCGAGGGGACAGGCAGCCTTGGCCTCGCCGAGGTGACCCTGGGCTACCAGGTActcacctccctgctcctgggaacGCTCATCCTGTGCGCTGTGAGCGGTAACGCCTGCGTGATCGCGGCCATCGCCCTGGAGCGCTCCCTGCAAACCGTGGCCAATTATTTGATCGGCTCGCTGGCCGTCACCGACCTCATGGTATCCGTGCTGGTGCTGCCCATGGCGGCCCTGTATCAGGTGCTGAACAAGTGGACACTGGGGCAGGTCACCTGCGACATCTTCATCTCGCTGGACGTGCTTTGCTGCACCTCTTCCATTCTGCACCTGTGCGCCATCGCCTTGGACAGGTACTGGGCCATCACGGACCCCATCGACTATGTTAACAAGCGGACTCCCCGACGGGCGGCCGTGCTTATCAGCCTGACCTGGCTAATCGGCTTCTTGATATCCATCCCGCCCATGCTGGGCTGGAGAACGCCGGAGGATCGCTCGAACCCCGATGCCTGCACCATCAGTAAGGACCACGGGTACACCATCTACTCCACCTTCGGCGCCTTTTATATTCCGCTTCTCCTCATGCTGGTGCTCTACGGTCGCATCTTCAAGGCGGCCCGCTTTAGAATCCGCAAGACAGTGAAGAAAGCGGAGAAGAAGAAAATCGCCGACACCTGCCTCACCCTCTCTCCGGCCACCGCGCAGAAGAAAGGCAACGGGGAGCCCGACAAGGGCTGGAGGCGAACTGTAGAGCCCAAGCCTGGTGCCTGTGTTAACGGCGCTGTGCGGCAGGGCCAGGACGGGACTGCCCTGGAGATCATCGAGGTCCAGCGCTGCAACAGTTCCTCCAAGACTCACTTGCCGCTGCCCACCGAGGCGTGCGACTCCCCACCGCCCTCCTCCTTCGAGAGACGCAATGAGAAGAACACGGAGGCCAAACGGAGAATGGCTCTGTCCCGGGAGAGGAAAACTGTCAAGACCCTGGGCATCATTATGGGCACCTTCATCCTCTGCTGGCTGCCGTTTTTCATCGTGGCCCTAGTCCTGCCCTTTTGTGACAGTAAGTGCTACATGCCCGCGTGGCTAGGGGCAGTAATCAACTGGCTGGGCTACTCTAACTCCCTTCTCAACCCCATTATCTATGCCTATTTCAACAAAGACTTCCAAAgtgcttttaagaaaattatCAAGTGCAAATTTTGCCGTCAGTGA